CGAGGAGTTCCGTCAGTCTTTCGTGCGTAGCCGAGATGTCGTCACGATGCTGCATCTTGGCCCACGAGCGTTTGACAGCATATCTGGAGAAATCGTACAGGTTGCTGCTTTCTCAGCAATTCCTCACGGATTGAACGCAAACGGCACGTTTCTTCGTCTTGTAGACGGCGATGGTGAAGCGAAGGCGGCGATTGCACGCAAGAAGTCCTGGGATTGTGCAACACACTTCGTTCGCAGCGCTACTGATTTTGAAGCCATTCCGGGAAACAGGCTGTCTTATTGGATTAGCCCACAGATGTTGCGTGCATTCACGGACTCGAAGCTCGTGAAAGACGTTGCCGAACCAAAGCAGGGCATGGCAACCGCTGATAATAATCGCTTTGTGCGGTTCTGGCACGAAGTTTCGATTGGCAAGACCGGGTTCGGCTTACCTGACAGGGCCGCTGCCAGGAGTTCAGGAAAAAAGTGGTTCCCTTACAACAAGGGTGGGGACTATCGACGCTGGTATGGAAACAACATTTGGGTGGTTAATTGGGAAGGCGACGGGCGGGAGCTTTTCGCTTTCAAGCGGGCAGCGATCCGAAATCCCGATTTCTATTTTCGTGAGGGGATAACCTGGACTACGACAGGCTTCGGACTGTTCGGTGTGCGCTACACTGAGCCAGGGTTTCTTTTCGATGTAAAGGGATCGTCATGCTTTTGCAATCCTGATGCGATTCCTTTGCTGCTCGGCTACTTTTCGAGCGTTCTTTGCCCCCGGCTGCTTAACGCGTTCAATCCGACTTCGGAGAATCAAGTTGGCAACATTAGCGAACTTCCTGTGCTGAAGTCCCTGTTGAATGGCGAACACAGCGATATTCGTGATGTGGTTCAAACTGCCGTCTCTATTGCGAAAGACGACTGGAATTCCAGAGAAACCTCTTGGGATTTTCGTCAGCCGGAGCTTGTCACAGCTAAGGCAACAACGATTGACACGGCCGTAACGCACAATGAGAGGCTATTTCAGGAGAGATTCAACAGACTTCGTGAAGCCGAGGAGCGCAACAATCGCAGGTTCATCGAGGCCTACGGCCTGCAAGACGAGCTCTCGCCCGAAGTCCCCGACGACCAGATTACGCTCTACCACCCCGACCGTGCCGAGGACATCAAGCGGCTGCTTTCCTACGCCATCGGCTGCATGATGGGCCGCTACAGCCTTGACAAGCCGGGCTTGATCTACGCCCACAGCGGCAACCAGGGCTTCGACCTCGGCCAATTCAAGACCTTCCGGGCCGACGATGACGGCATCATCCCCCTGCTCGAATCCGATTGGGGCATCCGGGACGACGCCACCAACCGCATCGTGGAGTTCATCGGTGTGGCGTGGCCGAAGGAACACCTGGATGAGAACCTGAAGTTCGTCGCCGACAGTCTCGGCCCAACCAAGGGTGAGCAGCCACTAGACACAATCCGTCGCTATCTCGCCACCGGGTTCTACAAGCACCACCTTTCGATGTACAAAAAGCGGCCAATTTACTGGCTGTTCTCCAGCGGCAAGCAGCGGGCCTTCCAGTGCCTCGTCTACCTGCACCGCTACCACGAAGGCACGCTAGCCCGCATGCGGAATGAGTACGTCATTCCGCTCCAGGGGAAGATCGCCGCCCGCATCGAGCAACTCGAAGGCGACAAGCTGAAAGCCACCAGCACCAGCCACGGCAAGAAGCTCCAGAAGGAGCAGGATGACCTGAAGAAGCAACAGGATGAACTGCTCACCTTCGAGGAGAAATTGAAACACGCCGCTGACCAGAGGATCAGCCTCGACCTCGACGACGGTGTTAAGGTGAACTACGGCAAGTTCGGCGACCTGCTGGCCGAGTCCAAAGCGATCACGGGCGGGAAGTGCGACGAATGAGCGATCTGAACCAAATCAGCACCGCGCTCGCTCGCCTGTTCGATGAAAATGGGCAGCGTATCGTCTTCTGGAACGATCCCGACAAGGAGTTTCAAAGCACGCTGCCTTATATCATGCTCGATGGCGTCACCACGATCAGGCTCGACCAGACCCCTGCGCTCGAAGTCAAAATCCGCCTGGAGCGGGAAGAACCTGACAAGAAGTTCCTCCTCTACGCCCCGACCGAAGAGCCCGACTACGAGGATGATTGGCTGCTCGATATCCGGCTTTATAGCCGCAGTTTCCGGGCAGACCGGGCCAGCATCCTGCTGCAAGACCTGGGGTTGAAGAATCTCTCGCTGCGAGCCCATATTGCCGAACGGCGCAAGTTCTTCGACGCCAAGGAGCGGCTTCAGAAGGTCAGGAACCTTGTCGGCCCCGATGATGCCGCCGCCGATCTCGACCGCAAGATGATCGCCGTGGTCGCCAGGGCCGACCAGCCGGAGCTTTTCAATCTGGTGCGGACACTCTTCCATGCCTGGATCGATGCCGGGAGCGAGATCGACCTCGACAATCCGCCCGCCGAGTGGGTCCAGGTCGAGAAGTTTGACCTCGATGGTTCGTTCTGGCACATGGTCAAAGCCGCGTTCGGGTACGAGGAAGAAAACCCGACCCTGAAGATGTTCCTCCTCCGGCTCATGCTCACCGATTACACCCATCACCTGAAGGGCGACGTGCCGCAGTCGATCCGTGGGCTGCTCCTGCCCCGCACTGGCTGGTCAAACGCCGTTGTCTGCCTGGCGCAGTGGCGTGACAGCAGCAGCAAGGGGACGAGCTACGACCGGCTTTCCGCAGAAGCGGCGGCGATCCTAAAGATTGAAGATCACCTGCCGAACGTCGAAATCGACCAACTCATCGACGTGATGACCTTTCTGGCCGTTGAAAAGCGTATCGCCAGCAGCCTTCGGGAACGGGTTCAAACGACCGCCGACACGATCAACGCCGATGATGTGCGGGCGATTGCAATACGCCGTCAGTCCGGGCATTGGGCCACGCTGACGGTCGCCGATTCCACGGACGCTCCGCGCCAGGCCCTCCACGCCGTTTACGATGCGCTTGTTGCGGCGTCTGATTTTTATGCGCTCCGCAATCAGCACAAGAGCGGGTTCGACTATCCCGATGCCGCCGGCATGTACCGGGCCTACGAGTCCGAGCTTTACCGCTTCGACCAACTCTACCGGCACTTCTGCGAGGCCGCAGACAGCGCCGAAGGGCAGGGCTGGAACATCGTCAAGCCGCTCAGGGCCGACCTGGAGGCCCACTACATCAACTGGTACTTGACCGGAATGGCGCTCGCCTGGGGTAAGTTCATCGAGCCGCAGGATGGCTTGCTGACGAATTGGCAGATCGGCAAAGTCCCCAACCAGTATCGGTTCTACGAGAAAAGCGTGAAGCCATATCTGGAGGAGGCGGACAACCGCCGGGCTTTCGTCATCATCAGCGACGCCTTCCGGTACGAGGCGGCCCAGGAACTCACCACCGAACTCAACGGCAAGTACCGCTTTGAAGCCACGATCTCGTCGCAACTTGGGGTATTACCGTCCTATACCGCCCTTGGCATGGCGAGCCTGCTGCCACACAAAACGCTGGGGTACAAAGGAACCGACGTACTGGTAGACGGCAGGTCGAGTGTGGCCGGTGAGCGTGACGGCATTCTGAAGGCCGTTGGCGGCCTGGCTTGCAAATACGACGAACTGATGGCGAAGAAGAAGGAAGAAGGGCGGGAATTCGTCAGGGATAAGCGGGTCGTCTATATCTATCACGATGTTGTCGATGCCATCGGTGACGATGGCAAGACCGAAGGGAAAACCTTCGAGGCGGTGCGAACGGCAATCAACGAGCTGGCGGCGCTCGTGGGGTATATCGTCAACAACCTGAACGGGCACCACATCCTCGTTACGGCCGACCACGGCTTCCTCTTTACGGAAACCGCCCGGGTCGAGACCGACAAGAGCAAGCTGAGCGACAAGCCAGATGGCACCATTCTCGCCAAGAAGCGATACCTGATCGGCCCTAATCTCCCTGATCACGAAGCGGCATGGCATGGCAAGTTAAGCGTGACCGCTCGCGCCGATGGCGACATGGAATTCTGGATTCCCAAAGGGGCGAACCTGTTCCATTTCGTCGGAGGCGCTCGCTTTGTCCATGGCGGCGCGATGCCGCAGGAGATCGTCGTCCCTGTCGTCACGGTCAAGCATATCCGGGGCAAGTCAGCCCAGGAAACGAAGACCAAACCGGTCACGGTTCAGGTGCTTGGCAGCAACCACCGCATCACCACCGCCTACTGCCGCTTCCAGTTGATCCAGATGGAGGCCGTGAGCGACCGGGTGAAGCCGATCACCCTTCGGGTCGCTGTGTATGAGGGCGACGAGCCGGTTACGGGTATCCAGACGGTGAAATTCGAGAGCAGTTCGGGCAACCTGGACGAGCGGAAAAAATGGGTCAATCTGGTCCTGAAGGACCGGCAGTACAACAAGAAAACACCTTACCGCCTCGTCCTGCTCGACGCCGAAACCGGCATTGAGCAGCAAAGCGTTGAGGTAATTATTGATAGGGCGTTCACCGATGACTTCTGAGATCGAAAACAAGGATGGCATGACGCCTGATACCGGGCTGGATGATCTCCTGAACCAGTACTTTCCTGGCAAGGTGGTTCGCAAAGACCTGACCAAGCTGGTCAAGGAAGGTGCGAACGTGCCGGTTTACGTCCTGGAGTATTTGCTGGGCAGTTACTGCGCTTCGGATGACGAAACCGTCATTGAAGAAGGTCTACAAACGGTCAAGAAGGTATTGGCTGAAAATTACGTTCGGCCCGACGAAGCCGAAAAGGTCAAGTCCACGATCCGCGAACGTGGCAGCCTCAAAATCATCGACAAAGTGACGGTGACGCTCAACGAGAAGCGCGATGTGTACGAGGCCCAGCTAGGCAACCTCGGCGTCAACCGTATTGAAGTCCCCAGCTCCATCGTGAA
The nucleotide sequence above comes from Tautonia marina. Encoded proteins:
- the pglX gene encoding BREX-1 system adenine-specific DNA-methyltransferase PglX, producing MNRTNLKNYAPQARRDFIQAMKDRAAFYGLTPKHFEPVVERGDVAVIAGREHPRAVAKKRKALEDRIQRHGFEQSMEALAYTWFNRLVAIRFMELHGYLDHGYRVLSHPEGKPAPEILEHAEHVEFPGLKKETVIDLKLAGNKENDLYRLLLMAQCNALHEAMPFLFERIGDETELVLPDNLLHSDSLIRKLVSEIDEEDWQEVEIIGWLYQFYISERKDEVIGKVVASEDIPAATQLFTPNWIVKYLVQNTLGRQWLATYPQSALRQQMEYYIEPAEQTPEVQKQLKAITPNSLNPEELTLLDPACGSGHILVEAYDLFKAIYQERGYRARDIPTLILQKNLFGLEIDDRAAQLAAFALMMKARADDRRIFESEAKPNIVAFQDSQGMKASEIFYALTSPLKGQEHGEPEPEAPEGHLFDPDDNLFTRANAARANRPQLPANFTQANIGALLELFEHAKTFGSLIQIPLELAAKLPEIEKRLDDVLKYGDLTQASAHVLKPLLQQARLLARQYDAVVANPPYMGSKYFNQLLKSFVAEHFADARADVFACFIDYAFKRTKKTGLIGFVTMHSWMFLSSFEEFRQSFVRSRDVVTMLHLGPRAFDSISGEIVQVAAFSAIPHGLNANGTFLRLVDGDGEAKAAIARKKSWDCATHFVRSATDFEAIPGNRLSYWISPQMLRAFTDSKLVKDVAEPKQGMATADNNRFVRFWHEVSIGKTGFGLPDRAAARSSGKKWFPYNKGGDYRRWYGNNIWVVNWEGDGRELFAFKRAAIRNPDFYFREGITWTTTGFGLFGVRYTEPGFLFDVKGSSCFCNPDAIPLLLGYFSSVLCPRLLNAFNPTSENQVGNISELPVLKSLLNGEHSDIRDVVQTAVSIAKDDWNSRETSWDFRQPELVTAKATTIDTAVTHNERLFQERFNRLREAEERNNRRFIEAYGLQDELSPEVPDDQITLYHPDRAEDIKRLLSYAIGCMMGRYSLDKPGLIYAHSGNQGFDLGQFKTFRADDDGIIPLLESDWGIRDDATNRIVEFIGVAWPKEHLDENLKFVADSLGPTKGEQPLDTIRRYLATGFYKHHLSMYKKRPIYWLFSSGKQRAFQCLVYLHRYHEGTLARMRNEYVIPLQGKIAARIEQLEGDKLKATSTSHGKKLQKEQDDLKKQQDELLTFEEKLKHAADQRISLDLDDGVKVNYGKFGDLLAESKAITGGKCDE
- the pglZ gene encoding BREX-1 system phosphatase PglZ type A; its protein translation is MSDLNQISTALARLFDENGQRIVFWNDPDKEFQSTLPYIMLDGVTTIRLDQTPALEVKIRLEREEPDKKFLLYAPTEEPDYEDDWLLDIRLYSRSFRADRASILLQDLGLKNLSLRAHIAERRKFFDAKERLQKVRNLVGPDDAAADLDRKMIAVVARADQPELFNLVRTLFHAWIDAGSEIDLDNPPAEWVQVEKFDLDGSFWHMVKAAFGYEEENPTLKMFLLRLMLTDYTHHLKGDVPQSIRGLLLPRTGWSNAVVCLAQWRDSSSKGTSYDRLSAEAAAILKIEDHLPNVEIDQLIDVMTFLAVEKRIASSLRERVQTTADTINADDVRAIAIRRQSGHWATLTVADSTDAPRQALHAVYDALVAASDFYALRNQHKSGFDYPDAAGMYRAYESELYRFDQLYRHFCEAADSAEGQGWNIVKPLRADLEAHYINWYLTGMALAWGKFIEPQDGLLTNWQIGKVPNQYRFYEKSVKPYLEEADNRRAFVIISDAFRYEAAQELTTELNGKYRFEATISSQLGVLPSYTALGMASLLPHKTLGYKGTDVLVDGRSSVAGERDGILKAVGGLACKYDELMAKKKEEGREFVRDKRVVYIYHDVVDAIGDDGKTEGKTFEAVRTAINELAALVGYIVNNLNGHHILVTADHGFLFTETARVETDKSKLSDKPDGTILAKKRYLIGPNLPDHEAAWHGKLSVTARADGDMEFWIPKGANLFHFVGGARFVHGGAMPQEIVVPVVTVKHIRGKSAQETKTKPVTVQVLGSNHRITTAYCRFQLIQMEAVSDRVKPITLRVAVYEGDEPVTGIQTVKFESSSGNLDERKKWVNLVLKDRQYNKKTPYRLVLLDAETGIEQQSVEVIIDRAFTDDF